In Candidatus Pantoea floridensis, the genomic window GTTCTCCGACGGCGTTGGCTACAGCTGGATCGATACGCTGAAAGAAGTGGCGGCGAAACAAATTACTGACCAACAGTTGTCTACTGCCCACTTCCGCTTCCCGTACAACACGCCAAACTCGAAAGAAGCGTATTTGTATCGCGAAATCTTTGAAGAATTGTTCCCAATTGCCAGCGCGGCAGAGTGTGTGCCGGGCGGTCCATCGGTGGCCTGTTCTTCAGCTAAAGCGATTGAGTGGGACGAAGCATTTAAATCGATGGATGACCCATCAGGCCGTGCTGTTGGCGTACATCAGTCTGCGTATAAATAAGGTTTTTACTCAATAAGATAAAGGGCTCAACCGAGCCCTTTTTTTGTGCAACTCACCCTGCAATGATTGAAAATTGCCGAATAAAGCACCAGCCTGGTCACAAGCCAGACAAACAGGCGTTTTAAGGCAAAAAACGACAAAAAAATTGTTGACGCTACAAGACTCAATACGCATAATGCGCCCCGCAACGCCGATGAAGGTTACGCGAAAAAGATGGCTACGTAGCTCAGCTGGTTAGAGCACATCACTCATAATGATGGGGTCACAGGTTCAAATCCCGTCGTAGCCACCATATTTTGCGGGAGTGGCGAAATTGGTAGACGCACTAGATTTAGGTTCTAGCGCCGCAAGGTGTGCGAGTTCAAGTCTCGCCTCCCGCACCATTTCATTCTTCGGCAGCCGGATGGGGTATCGCCAAGCGGTAAGGCACTGGTTTTTGATACCAGCATTCCCAGGTTCGAATCCTGGTACCCCAGCCAATCCGGAAAATGTTGTGGATACAAACTCGACGAATGGGATATCGCCAAGCGGTAAGGCACCGGTTTTTGATACCGGCATTCCCTGGTTCGAATCCAGGTATCCCAGCCATCGTTGGATGCAGTAAGCAGTAAAAAGGCTACGTAGCTCAGCTGGTTAGAGCACATCACTCATAATGATGGGGTCACAGGTTCAAATCCCGTCGTAGCCACCAAATTATTGGGGTGTCGCCAAGCGGTAAGGCTCTGGTTTCTGATACCAGCATTCCGGGGTTCGAATCCCTGCACCCCAGCCATAAAAAGACAATTTGATTAAACACCTATTGGGGTGTCGCCAAGCGGTAAGGCACTGGTTTCTGATACCAGCATTCCGGGGTTCGAATCCCTGCACCCCAGCCAAATTGCACAATAAAGCCCGCTTTTGCGGGCTTTATTGTTTTCTGCGTTCGGGTTTAAATCAGGAGCGCATGATTGCGCTCCCTACACATCATAAACCTAATGCATAACGCAGCACCTTGCGCTTCAATGCGCCGGCATTCTCCGCGGCAATCAACGCCAGATTACGTGCAAAACGCAACGGTGGCAGTTTATTGCTAAACGCGAAGTAGAACAGATCCATGCCGCCCTGCATCAGTAAGTTGTCTTTATAACGCTGACGATGATAACGCTGCAGCACGGTATCTGATGACCAACGCTGTGCCTGGCTGCGCGCCTCAACTAGCGTAGTGATCAAAGCATCCACATCCCGATAGCCCAAATTGACGCCCTGCCCGGCCAATGGGTTAATGGTGTGCGCCGCATCCCCCACCAGCGCCAACCCCGGCATCACATAACGCGTAGCATGACGTCGCACCAGCGGGAACGAAGCGGCAGTTTTGACCTTAACATTCCCCACGCGGTCTGGAAAATGCGCATAGATCTCTTTCTCCAGCTGTGGCAGTGGCAAGCTTTGCAGCTGACGAATACGCGCTGGTGCGTCATACCACACCAGCGAAGCACGACGATCAAACAGCGGCAGGAAAGCACGGGGGCCTTGTGGCGTAAACTGCTGCCAGGTTGAGTCTCCGGCGTCGTGTTCACACTCTACGCTTATCAACATGCATGATTGCGCATAGTGCCAGCCACGTACGCCGATTCCCGCCAGTTGCCGTACGCGCGAGTTGGCGCCATCCGCACCAACCACTAAACGCGTATCCAGCGTTTGTCCGTTGTCGAGTTGCACATGCCAGCCTGCACTGTGTGGCCGTAAATCCTGCAAAGTGGCGGGGCAGATTAACGTGATGCCCTCTTCCTGCATCTTTTCCCACAGCGCACGTTGCAGCACACTGTTTTCCACCATAAATCCCAGCTCAGGCAAGCCCAGCGACGCCGCATCAAACCGCACATGCGCACTTTGCCATTCCCAGGTTTCCAGTTGGCGATAAGGTGCACATCGCATCGCCTGCACTCGCGGCCATACGTTCAGTTGCTGCAGCAAGGCCACCGAAGAGGCTCCAATCGCAGAAATACGTACGTCCGGATCGCTGTTGGCATCAAAGGCTGCAGGCTCTACACGCTCAACAACCGCCACGCGAAACTGCTGCTGTGCCAAACCGCACGCCAGTGCTGCCCCCACCATGCCACCGCCCACGATTACCACATCAAAATGTGAATCCTGCATCGACTCTAATCCTTCTTTTGTCGTGAAACCTTACAGCATCACGTTGATAGCTAAAGTGTACCGGAAATTCATCACACGATGCGATGTACATGCGTGAAGTATGCAGGGTTAGCTGGTCACAGCAGCAGCGAGGCATTACAATACGCGCCCTGCACTCCGCTTTAATCAATGGCTAGTTCGATGACCAAAAAACTGCATATCAAAACCTGGGGCTGCCAGATGAATGAATACGATTCATCGAAGATGGCCGATTTGCTGAACAGTACGCACGGCTACATCCTCACAGAGGAAGCTGAAGAGGCGGACGTTCTGCTGCTCAACACCTGCTCTATTCGTGAAAAAGCGCAGGAGAAGGTTTTTGCTCTGTTAGGTCGTTGGAAAAAGCTGAAAGCGGACAACCCAGATGTGATCATCGGTGTGGGCGGCTGCGTAGCCTCGCAGGAAGGTGAACGTCTGCGCCAGCGCGCCAATTACGTTGATATCGTGTTTGGTCCGCAAACGTTGCATCGCCTGCCGGAGATGATCAATACCGTGCGCGGCAGTAAAAGCCCCGTTGTTGATATCAGCTTCCCGGAAATCGAAAAGTTTGACCGCCTACCAGAACCGCGTGCAGAGGGGCCAACCGCTTTTGTTTCCATCATGGAGGGCTGCAATAAATACTGTACTTTCTGTGTGGTGCCTTACACCCGCGGCGAGGAAGTGAGTCGCCCAAGTGACGATATCTTGCTGGAAATCGCCCAACTGGCGGCTCAGGGCGTGCGTGAAGTCAATCTGCTCGGCCAAAACGTCAACGCCTATCGCGGTGCGACTTTTGATGGTGATATCTGTACTTTTGCCGAGTTGCTGCGCCTGGTGGCGGCGATTGACGGTATTGATCGTATTCGCTTCACCACCAGCCATCCAATTGAATTTACCGACGACATCATTGATGTTTACCGCGATACGCCAGAGCTGGTGAGCTTCCTGCATCTGCCGGTACAAAGCGGTTCGGATCGCATCCTGACATTAATGAAGCGTGCGCACACAGCACTGGAATATAAAGCCATCATCCGCAAGCTGAAAGCGGCGCGTCCGGATATCCAGTTAAGCTCTGATTTCATCATCGGCTTCCCCGGTGAAACGCAGCAGGATTTCGAGCAGACCATGAAGCTGGTGGGTGAAGTGAATTTCGATGTCAGCTTCAGCTTTATCTATTCTGCGCGTCCCGGCACGCCAGCAGCCGATCTGCCTGATGATGTGTCAGAAGAGGAGAAAAAGCAGCGTTTGTACATCCTGCAGGACCGCATCAATCAACAGGTAATGGCGTGGAGCCGCCGCATGTTGGGCACCACGCAGCGCGTGCTGGTCGAAGGAATTTCCCGTAAGAATGTGATGGAGCTGACCGGCCGTACCGATAATAACCGCGTAGTGAACTTTGAAGCGCCAGTTGAGCTAATTGGTAAGTTTGCCGATGTCGAGATTGTCGATGTTTATGCTAACTCACTGCGTGGCGTTCTGGTGCGCACCGAAGAGCAGATGGCGCTGCGCGTAGCTGAAAGCCCGGCCTCGGTCATTGCCCGTACCCGCAAAGAGAATGAGATCGGCGTCGGACTGTTCCAGCCTTGAAACCTCGAACGTTGAGCGACAGCGCACAAAGCGTTGTCGCCTGTTTCATCCTATCGCCCTTGCTTTCCGCAAGCACTGCCCAAATATCGTTTCTGAAGCTTGCGCCTCTGCGCAGCGCCATAAATAATTCCATAAAGATGCTGAAGAATCACTCCTCAGTATCCGGCACACTTTTTCAACTGGCCCTGAGTGACCTTAAGGATTCATTTGAATATCGAAACGCGTGAAATTGCCCTTGAACCGGCAGATAACCAACGACTGATGAGTTTGTGCGGTCCAATGGATGACAATGTGAAGCAGCTGGAGCGCCGTTTGGGTATCGAAATCAAACGCCGTGATAACCAGTTCACGCTAACCGGCCGCGAAATGTGCGTCGATGCCGCCGTGAATATCCTGCGTACACTCTATATTGATACCGCACCGATGCGCGGCCAGATCAAAGACATTGAGCCGGACCAAATCCATCTGGCGATCAAAGAGAGCCGTGTACTGGAGCAAAGCGCTGAGAGCGTGCCGGAATTCGGCAAAGCAGTGAATATCAAGACCAAGCGTGGCGTAATTAAACCGCGTACGCCTAATCAGGCGCAATACATTGCTAACATCTTCGGACACGACATTACCTTTGGTATTGGTCCCGCCGGCACCGGTAAAACCTACCTTGCGGTAGCCGCGGCCGTCGATGCGCTGGAGCGTCAGGAAATTCGCCGTATTCTGCTAACGCGTCCGGCGGTAGAAGCGGGTGAAAAACTTGGCTTCCTGCCCGGCGATCTGAGCCAGAAAGTGGATCCGTATCTGCGTCCGCTGTATGACGCCCTGTTCGAAATGCTCGGTTTTGAGCGGGTAGAAAAGCTGATTGAACGTAACGTAATTGAAGTTGCCCCGTTGGCCTACATGCGCGGACGTACGCTGAACGATGCCTTCGTCATACTTGATGAGAGCCAGAACACCACTATCGAGCAGATGAAGATGTTCCTGACGCGTATCGGCTTTAATTCAAAAGCGGTAATCACCGGTGACGTAACGCAGATTGACCTGCCGCGCAGCACCAAATCCGGCTTGCGCCACGCCATTGAGGTGTTAGCGGAAGTTGATGAGATCAGCTTTAACTTTTTCCACAGCGAAGACGTGGTGCGTCATCCGGTTGTCGCGCGCATCGTAAATGCTTATGAAGCCTGGGAAACCGCCGATCAGAAACGCCGTGACCAACAGGCAGAAGAGCGTAAACGCGAAGCTATCGCGGCTCAGCTTGCCACTCAAACCAGCCCGCAGGAGCGTTCATGAGCGCGGTGATTTTAGATTTACAACTGGCCTGCGCCGATGAAAGCCATCTGCCTGCGGAGAGCGATTTTCAGCGCTGGCTCGAAGCGGCGGTAACGCCATTTCAGCCGGAAAGCGAAGTCACTATTCGCCTGGTGGATGAAGCGGAGAGTAATGAGCTTAATCTGACTTATCGCGGTAAAGATAAGCCGACTAACGTGCTCTCATTCCCGTTTGAAGCCCCCCCGGGAATTGAACTGCCGCTGCTTGGCGATCTGATCATTTGTCGTCAGGTTGTTGAGCAAGAGGCTGCTGAACAAGGCAAAACCGTTGAAGCCCACTGGGCGCATATGGTGGTGCACGGTACGTTACATCTGCTGGGTTACGACCATATCGACGATGACGAAGCCGAAGAGATGGAGGCGCTGGAGACCGAGATAATGCTTGCTCTTGGTTATCCTGATCCGTACATTTCGGAGAAAGAAGACGCCTGAGCCGTTGGTTCAGGTTATTGCGCTGCTGGCGCGGATGCCGGCAGCCCCAATCCCTCATTAGAGAGAACGAAATTAAAACGCCATGAGCGACGACCATTCTCAAAACAGCGACGCACCCAGTAGTAAAAAGGGATTTTTCTCCCTGCTAATCAACCAACTGTTCCACGGTGAACCCAAAAACCGTGACGAACTGCTGGGGTTAATCCGCGATTCTGAGCAGAAAGAGCTGATCGACCAGGACACCCGCGACATGCTCGAAGGGGTGCTGGATATTGCCGAACAGCGCGTGCGCGATATCATGATCCCACGCTCGCAAATGATCACCCTGAAACGCAATCAAACTCTGGAAGAGTGCCTTGCGGTGATCATTGAATCCGCGCACTCCCGCTTCCCGGTGATCAGTGAAGACAAAGATCACGTCGAGGGTATTTTGATGGCTAAAGATCTGCTGCCGTTTATGGCCAGCGCGTCTGAACCTTTTAGCATCGAAAAAGTCCTGCGTACTGCCGTAGTCGTACCTGAAAGCAAGCGCGTTGATCGTATGCTGAAGGAGTTCCGCTCGCAGCGTTATCACATGGCGATTGTCATTGATGAGTTTGGCGGTGTCTCTGGTCTGGTGACCATCGAAGATATTCTTGAGCTGATTGTCGGTGAAATTGAAGATGAGTATGACGATGAAGAAGATCGTGATATTCGCCAGCTTAACCGTTACACCTATACCATGCGCGCCTTAACGCAAATTGAAGATTTTAATGAAGTCTTTGGCACCGATTTCAGTGATGACGAAGTCGATACCATCGGCGGATTGGTCATGCAGGGATTCGGCCACCTTCCCGCTCGCGGTGAAAGTATCGTCATTGATGGTTACCAATTCAAAGTCGCTATGGCTGACAGTCGCCGTATTATCCAGGTGCATGTAAAAATTCCGGAAGACTCACCACAACCGCAACTGGAAGACGAATAATTCTATGGCTTTAGCCTCTCTATACTCGCAGCAGCGGGTTCGACTGCTGCTGGCGTTAATAATGGGTGCCATTGGCACCCTTTCCTTTTCCCCTTACGATTTCTGGCCTGCTGCAATAATTTCGCTATTTGGCCTGCAGCTTGTGTTGCTGGAGCGTCGTACTCCGCAGGCGGCGGCGATCGGCTTCGCCTGGGGCTTTGGGCTGTTTGGCAGCGGCATCAATTGGGTGTACGTCAGTATCGCCACCTTTGGCGGCATGCCGGGCCCGGTCAATATCTTCCTGGTGATCCTGCTGGCGGCGTATTTGTCGCTTTATCCGCTATTATTCGCCACTCTGCTCAACCGCTTCTGGCCACGCGCTTCCCTATGGCGTTTGGCGCTAGCAGCGCCGGCGTTATGGCAAATTAGCGAATTCCTGCGCGGTTGGGTGCTTACCGGCTTTCCATGGCTGCAGTTCGGCTACAGCCAGATCAATGGACCGCTAAAAGGTTTAGCACCGTTGGCCGGGGTAGAAACCATCACCCTCCTGATGATGGTCATCGCGGGGCT contains:
- the ubiF gene encoding 3-demethoxyubiquinol 3-hydroxylase; its protein translation is MQDSHFDVVIVGGGMVGAALACGLAQQQFRVAVVERVEPAAFDANSDPDVRISAIGASSVALLQQLNVWPRVQAMRCAPYRQLETWEWQSAHVRFDAASLGLPELGFMVENSVLQRALWEKMQEEGITLICPATLQDLRPHSAGWHVQLDNGQTLDTRLVVGADGANSRVRQLAGIGVRGWHYAQSCMLISVECEHDAGDSTWQQFTPQGPRAFLPLFDRRASLVWYDAPARIRQLQSLPLPQLEKEIYAHFPDRVGNVKVKTAASFPLVRRHATRYVMPGLALVGDAAHTINPLAGQGVNLGYRDVDALITTLVEARSQAQRWSSDTVLQRYHRQRYKDNLLMQGGMDLFYFAFSNKLPPLRFARNLALIAAENAGALKRKVLRYALGL
- the miaB gene encoding tRNA (N6-isopentenyl adenosine(37)-C2)-methylthiotransferase MiaB, whose translation is MTKKLHIKTWGCQMNEYDSSKMADLLNSTHGYILTEEAEEADVLLLNTCSIREKAQEKVFALLGRWKKLKADNPDVIIGVGGCVASQEGERLRQRANYVDIVFGPQTLHRLPEMINTVRGSKSPVVDISFPEIEKFDRLPEPRAEGPTAFVSIMEGCNKYCTFCVVPYTRGEEVSRPSDDILLEIAQLAAQGVREVNLLGQNVNAYRGATFDGDICTFAELLRLVAAIDGIDRIRFTTSHPIEFTDDIIDVYRDTPELVSFLHLPVQSGSDRILTLMKRAHTALEYKAIIRKLKAARPDIQLSSDFIIGFPGETQQDFEQTMKLVGEVNFDVSFSFIYSARPGTPAADLPDDVSEEEKKQRLYILQDRINQQVMAWSRRMLGTTQRVLVEGISRKNVMELTGRTDNNRVVNFEAPVELIGKFADVEIVDVYANSLRGVLVRTEEQMALRVAESPASVIARTRKENEIGVGLFQP
- a CDS encoding PhoH family protein, which codes for MNIETREIALEPADNQRLMSLCGPMDDNVKQLERRLGIEIKRRDNQFTLTGREMCVDAAVNILRTLYIDTAPMRGQIKDIEPDQIHLAIKESRVLEQSAESVPEFGKAVNIKTKRGVIKPRTPNQAQYIANIFGHDITFGIGPAGTGKTYLAVAAAVDALERQEIRRILLTRPAVEAGEKLGFLPGDLSQKVDPYLRPLYDALFEMLGFERVEKLIERNVIEVAPLAYMRGRTLNDAFVILDESQNTTIEQMKMFLTRIGFNSKAVITGDVTQIDLPRSTKSGLRHAIEVLAEVDEISFNFFHSEDVVRHPVVARIVNAYEAWETADQKRRDQQAEERKREAIAAQLATQTSPQERS
- the ybeY gene encoding rRNA maturation RNase YbeY gives rise to the protein MSAVILDLQLACADESHLPAESDFQRWLEAAVTPFQPESEVTIRLVDEAESNELNLTYRGKDKPTNVLSFPFEAPPGIELPLLGDLIICRQVVEQEAAEQGKTVEAHWAHMVVHGTLHLLGYDHIDDDEAEEMEALETEIMLALGYPDPYISEKEDA
- the corC gene encoding CNNM family magnesium/cobalt transport protein CorC (CorC(YbeX) belongs to the Cyclin M Mg2+ Exporter (CNNM) family, and was characterized as belonging to a set of three proteins, at least one of which must be present for CorA to function.); translation: MSDDHSQNSDAPSSKKGFFSLLINQLFHGEPKNRDELLGLIRDSEQKELIDQDTRDMLEGVLDIAEQRVRDIMIPRSQMITLKRNQTLEECLAVIIESAHSRFPVISEDKDHVEGILMAKDLLPFMASASEPFSIEKVLRTAVVVPESKRVDRMLKEFRSQRYHMAIVIDEFGGVSGLVTIEDILELIVGEIEDEYDDEEDRDIRQLNRYTYTMRALTQIEDFNEVFGTDFSDDEVDTIGGLVMQGFGHLPARGESIVIDGYQFKVAMADSRRIIQVHVKIPEDSPQPQLEDE